One region of Sphingomonas kaistensis genomic DNA includes:
- a CDS encoding BolA family protein, whose translation MPMAAEDIETLIRAALPDARIEITDLRGDGDHYAATVTSAAFAGLPRVRQHQLVYRALGGRMGGELHALQLTTAAPQE comes from the coding sequence ATGCCCATGGCCGCCGAAGACATCGAAACGCTGATCCGCGCCGCCCTCCCCGACGCCCGGATCGAGATCACCGACCTGCGCGGCGACGGCGACCATTATGCCGCCACCGTCACCAGCGCGGCCTTTGCCGGCCTGCCGCGGGTCCGCCAGCATCAACTCGTCTACCGCGCGCTGGGTGGCCGGATGGGGGGCGAACTCCACGCCCTTCAGCTGACCACCGCCGCCCCTCAGGAGTAA
- a CDS encoding DUF1476 domain-containing protein codes for MTTFDDRERAFETKFAHDEEMKFRVIARRNKLLGHWAAGLMKLSAVEAEAYAKDVVRADFEEAGDEDVIRKILGDLTAADIEMDEAQIRQQLADKTVEARRQLMEAQG; via the coding sequence ATGACCACCTTCGACGATCGCGAACGGGCCTTTGAAACCAAGTTCGCGCATGACGAGGAGATGAAGTTCCGGGTCATCGCTCGGCGCAACAAGCTCCTCGGTCACTGGGCCGCCGGGCTGATGAAGCTGTCGGCGGTCGAAGCCGAAGCCTATGCCAAGGACGTCGTTCGCGCCGACTTCGAGGAAGCGGGCGACGAGGACGTCATCCGCAAGATCCTCGGCGACCTCACCGCCGCCGACATCGAAATGGACGAAGCCCAGATCCGCCAGCAGCTCGCCGACAAGACCGTCGAAGCGCGCCGCCAGCTGATGGAAGCGCAGGGCTGA